In one Thermococcus sp. 2319x1 genomic region, the following are encoded:
- a CDS encoding DUF257 family protein, with protein sequence MHNFLSILEKLKFGETVLVEYSSKAPIYLLFHELVKWSRENNYPVLVDDFLDTLHMYRAQMEIAGIDTSLLNDLNVIKIGGAINIGKVLGRVPITESTILEREYDKIFEKLPEEKMINLVLGFDKLFILHSERKDFIPSIYGVLKYLGNKKRIAFYFINADLIKSAATEVLPIMEEISTAVVSIEEKDGFRINLLKPLNI encoded by the coding sequence GTGCACAACTTTCTTTCTATACTGGAAAAACTAAAATTTGGCGAAACCGTTTTAGTGGAGTACTCTTCAAAAGCTCCGATTTATCTGCTCTTCCACGAACTTGTAAAATGGAGCAGGGAGAATAACTACCCGGTTCTTGTAGATGACTTTCTGGACACGCTTCACATGTACAGAGCTCAGATGGAGATTGCTGGAATAGATACCTCTCTTCTCAACGACCTTAACGTAATAAAGATTGGAGGAGCCATAAACATAGGGAAAGTCTTGGGAAGAGTCCCAATAACCGAGAGCACAATTTTGGAAAGAGAATACGATAAAATCTTTGAAAAACTGCCCGAAGAGAAAATGATAAACCTCGTGCTGGGTTTTGATAAGCTTTTCATCCTCCACAGCGAGAGAAAAGATTTCATTCCCAGTATATACGGAGTGCTGAAGTATCTCGGAAACAAAAAGAGGATTGCCTTCTACTTCATCAACGCAGATTTGATAAAATCAGCGGCTACGGAAGTTTTACCTATCATGGAGGAGATTTCAACAGCAGTTGTTTCAATCGAGGAGAAGGATGGCTTCAGGATAAACCTTCTTAAGCCACTCAACATTTAA
- a CDS encoding DUF134 domain-containing protein, producing the protein MPRGMGWGRGRRRKMRFIGFIPEVRHFYPAKPPFGPPQPPIFMTYEEFEALRLVDYEGLTQEEAGQRMGVSRGTVWRALSSARKKVAQMLVEGRELIILAQGNEIPGSSQEPEVTDEDSF; encoded by the coding sequence ATGCCACGCGGGATGGGATGGGGGAGAGGGAGAAGGCGAAAAATGCGATTTATAGGATTTATCCCCGAGGTTAGGCATTTCTACCCAGCTAAGCCACCTTTTGGCCCTCCGCAGCCTCCGATTTTCATGACCTATGAAGAGTTTGAGGCCTTAAGGCTGGTGGATTATGAAGGACTAACTCAAGAGGAAGCCGGGCAGAGAATGGGTGTCTCAAGAGGAACAGTATGGAGGGCTTTAAGTTCTGCAAGAAAAAAGGTGGCCCAAATGCTTGTTGAGGGGAGGGAGTTAATAATCCTGGCCCAGGGAAATGAAATTCCTGGGTCATCTCAGGAGCCAGAGGTTACCGATGAAGACTCGTTTTAG
- a CDS encoding NifB/NifX family molybdenum-iron cluster-binding protein, which translates to MRVAVATITGGLEDFVNQHFGRTPTFTIADVEDGEIKSVRVVPNPGASAQRGAGVQAAQFCIDEGVDVVIAGQLGPTSSQVLQKSGIKFVSAPPTMKVEEAIRAFLRED; encoded by the coding sequence ATGAGGGTAGCAGTTGCGACCATAACGGGAGGTCTGGAGGATTTCGTCAATCAGCACTTTGGGAGAACTCCAACATTCACAATAGCTGATGTTGAGGACGGGGAAATAAAGAGCGTTAGAGTGGTTCCCAATCCGGGTGCAAGTGCCCAGAGGGGTGCTGGGGTTCAAGCGGCTCAATTCTGCATAGATGAGGGAGTGGATGTTGTTATAGCCGGTCAACTTGGGCCTACTTCATCTCAAGTGCTTCAAAAGTCGGGCATAAAGTTTGTCTCGGCCCCTCCCACAATGAAGGTGGAAGAAGCGATAAGGGCGTTCCTTAGGGAGGATTAG
- a CDS encoding P-loop NTPase, whose product MQIAIASGKGGVGKSSVAASLIYLLKDEYSLIAVDADADAPNLDLLFGVERWEEEKELTGAKVARINTSTCIKCGICAEKCPHDCIKIVDGNYVVNELTCEGCGVCKLVCPIEGVITLEEVRSGIIRKTTTRYGFPLISAQLYVGRPNSGKLVTEEKEWAKRIMKEQNLEHMIVDSAAGIGCQVIASLGGADVAILIAEPTPASLSDVKRVYRVVQHFGEPAYLIINKADLNPGFKGLYEFAEKEAIPIIGEIPYDIAIPKSMVMLKPVVEAFPDSKASIALKEIAEAVKEEILK is encoded by the coding sequence ATGCAGATCGCGATAGCGAGTGGAAAAGGAGGGGTTGGCAAATCAAGTGTTGCCGCTTCACTCATATACCTTCTCAAAGATGAGTATTCCCTAATAGCGGTCGATGCCGATGCCGACGCTCCAAACCTCGACCTTCTCTTTGGAGTTGAGAGGTGGGAAGAGGAGAAAGAGCTCACAGGAGCAAAAGTGGCAAGGATAAACACCTCAACCTGCATAAAGTGCGGTATATGCGCTGAGAAATGCCCCCATGACTGCATAAAGATTGTTGATGGAAATTACGTGGTTAATGAGCTAACTTGTGAAGGGTGTGGAGTTTGTAAGCTCGTATGCCCGATAGAAGGGGTAATCACTTTAGAGGAAGTTCGTTCCGGCATAATTAGAAAGACAACAACAAGATACGGCTTTCCTCTGATTTCAGCCCAGCTCTACGTGGGAAGGCCAAACAGCGGAAAGCTCGTTACAGAGGAAAAAGAGTGGGCAAAGAGAATTATGAAAGAACAAAATCTGGAGCACATGATAGTTGATTCGGCAGCTGGCATAGGGTGCCAAGTGATAGCAAGCCTTGGTGGGGCAGATGTTGCAATACTCATAGCAGAACCAACCCCCGCTTCGCTAAGTGACGTGAAGAGGGTTTACAGGGTTGTCCAGCACTTCGGAGAGCCAGCATACCTTATAATAAACAAAGCTGATCTGAATCCGGGCTTTAAGGGACTTTATGAATTCGCCGAAAAAGAAGCCATCCCAATAATCGGTGAGATACCATACGATATAGCAATCCCAAAAAGCATGGTAATGCTTAAGCCAGTAGTCGAGGCGTTTCCGGATTCAAAAGCCTCTATAGCGCTCAAAGAAATAGCAGAGGCCGTTAAAGAGGAGATTTTAAAGTAG
- a CDS encoding OB-fold nucleic acid binding domain-containing protein, with translation MKKRLPSTRIYIKDILEGFYVKSEGDFEPNYLITKDARKVYRVKIVGTVVREPIIAEDETYGKFQVDDGTGVIWVLGFRDDTKFVRLVKRGDMVQLIGKIAEWRDDKQILVEGVSKVDPNMWILHRYEALKDKVEHIKKARTAFEIYNTYGITAKAKVIAKNRGISEDLLTTIDELYGIIMEQKAEEAAFEEELFEEESAEVSKDLEDVKKAVLEILRSKGTAVSLKFIQRKLQDKYDPETIEDAVRALLAEGEIFEPEVGYYQILE, from the coding sequence ATGAAAAAGAGATTACCTTCAACAAGGATTTATATAAAAGACATTCTAGAGGGATTCTACGTTAAGAGCGAGGGCGATTTCGAACCAAATTACCTTATCACGAAGGACGCAAGAAAAGTATATAGGGTAAAGATAGTGGGAACAGTGGTTAGAGAACCCATAATTGCGGAAGATGAAACTTATGGAAAATTCCAGGTAGATGATGGAACCGGAGTGATATGGGTTCTTGGATTCAGAGACGACACAAAGTTTGTTCGCTTGGTAAAAAGAGGTGACATGGTTCAGTTGATTGGAAAGATAGCCGAGTGGAGGGATGACAAACAAATACTCGTTGAGGGAGTTAGCAAAGTCGACCCTAATATGTGGATACTGCACCGATACGAGGCACTTAAAGACAAAGTTGAACACATTAAAAAAGCCAGAACGGCGTTTGAGATATACAACACCTATGGCATTACCGCAAAGGCAAAGGTTATCGCAAAGAACAGGGGAATAAGTGAAGATTTGCTCACCACAATAGACGAGCTTTACGGCATAATAATGGAGCAAAAAGCCGAAGAGGCTGCTTTTGAGGAGGAATTGTTTGAGGAAGAATCTGCAGAAGTTAGTAAGGACCTTGAAGATGTCAAGAAGGCCGTGTTGGAGATACTCAGGTCAAAGGGAACTGCAGTTTCATTGAAGTTCATCCAGAGAAAACTTCAAGATAAATACGATCCAGAGACAATTGAGGATGCAGTTAGGGCCCTTCTTGCGGAAGGAGAAATTTTTGAGCCTGAAGTCGGCTATTATCAAATACTCGAATAG
- a CDS encoding MBL fold metallo-hydrolase: MDGRKLIKDPLKDDISLLVELGGKMVVITGCGHSGILNIVRHSMKLMNKPIFALMGGFHLNKAKRDILKDAVEGVKAPGIEKIYPGHCTWFDGVCAFVNTFGDKVEPLHVGKEVKFVP; this comes from the coding sequence GTGGATGGGAGAAAGCTGATAAAAGACCCTCTAAAAGACGACATATCACTGCTCGTTGAGCTTGGAGGCAAAATGGTCGTTATAACTGGCTGTGGCCATAGTGGAATTTTGAACATAGTGAGGCACTCAATGAAACTCATGAATAAGCCAATTTTTGCTTTGATGGGTGGATTCCATCTAAACAAGGCCAAGAGAGATATCCTGAAGGATGCGGTTGAGGGCGTAAAAGCTCCCGGGATTGAGAAAATATATCCCGGTCACTGCACATGGTTTGATGGGGTATGTGCCTTCGTGAACACCTTTGGAGACAAAGTAGAACCTCTACACGTGGGAAAAGAGGTCAAATTTGTCCCTTAA
- a CDS encoding P-loop NTPase, whose amino-acid sequence MQIAVSGGKGGTGKSTVAVNLAMALREYFDLALADLDVEAPNDHILLGVELQNEEPVHMFMPRFDYSKCIKCRKCAEVCGENAIITMRDGTPFLMPTLCSGCRACEIVCPVTGAILEGEKLMGHTYFTETPYEFPLVTGKLLEGEERALPIVTAAKKRAKALNKELLLVDTAAGTSNTVSKALEDSKLLIAVTEPTPLGLHDLTLILELAKLMGIEAWVVVNRADIGEKKRVKEMVQKYNAGIVGEIPYSEAIIRSYVKGEPIVLTDKKEAKIFKDLAERVANYLG is encoded by the coding sequence ATGCAGATAGCGGTGAGTGGGGGTAAAGGCGGAACAGGAAAATCAACAGTAGCCGTTAACCTTGCAATGGCCTTACGGGAGTATTTCGACTTGGCTCTGGCGGATTTAGACGTCGAGGCGCCAAACGATCATATTCTCCTTGGAGTTGAGCTGCAGAATGAGGAACCCGTTCACATGTTCATGCCGCGCTTTGATTATTCCAAGTGCATAAAATGTAGAAAATGTGCAGAAGTTTGTGGAGAAAACGCAATAATCACAATGAGGGATGGAACACCGTTCTTAATGCCCACTCTATGTTCTGGGTGCAGGGCTTGTGAGATAGTCTGCCCAGTTACGGGGGCAATATTGGAGGGAGAGAAGCTTATGGGGCATACCTACTTCACCGAGACACCTTATGAGTTTCCTTTGGTTACCGGAAAACTGCTCGAAGGGGAAGAGCGGGCACTGCCTATCGTAACCGCGGCAAAAAAGAGGGCGAAAGCCCTTAACAAAGAGCTTTTGTTAGTGGACACTGCCGCAGGTACAAGCAACACTGTTTCTAAGGCATTGGAAGATTCAAAGCTCCTCATAGCAGTTACAGAGCCCACCCCACTTGGCCTTCATGACTTGACCCTTATCCTCGAGCTCGCCAAGTTAATGGGCATAGAGGCATGGGTTGTTGTCAATAGGGCCGATATCGGGGAGAAAAAGAGAGTAAAAGAGATGGTGCAGAAATACAACGCCGGGATAGTTGGGGAAATTCCATACAGCGAGGCTATTATCAGGAGTTATGTTAAAGGAGAACCTATAGTCCTAACCGATAAAAAGGAAGCGAAAATCTTCAAAGACCTTGCCGAAAGGGTAGCCAATTATCTGGGGTGA
- a CDS encoding DEAD/DEAH box helicase → MYLRRELIQPRVYQEVIYAKCKDKNSLVVLPTGLGKTLIAQMIADYRLSKYGGKVLMLAPTKPLALQHRESFLRLFDLPEEKINTLTGEIPPERREEIWKKSIIITATPQTIENDLVVGRISLEDVVLLVFDEAHRAVGEYAYVYIAKEYMRQAKHPLILGLTASPGSDEAKIEEIVRNLFIEHIEVRTENSPDVRPYVQGIKFEWVKVELPGIYKEVRKILREMLKDSLKPLAEAGLVESASPDVPKKEILKAGQIINAEMAKGSYDVGKLIFYQAKALKLHHAIELLETQGLSALRAYLKKLYEEAKRGKTKSTKELMQDQRMKKAIALLVQAKELGIDHPKLDKTKELIKEQLSKKPTSKIIVFTNYRETAKKIVKELLQEQIKSMRFVGQANKENDRGLSQKKQKQILDLFSQGEFNVLVATSVGEEGLDVPEVDLVIFYEPVPSAIRSIQRRGRTGRHRPGRVVILMAKGTRDEAYYWSSRHKEKQMISLLEKVEHMVKKEKQASLLGFVKSKEKEEKAEEVVEKREEPEKDVYEKLPIKPIFVKKPKGIVVYVDSRELKSQVPKILKELGAHLEVKTLDVGDYIVSEDVAIERKAADDFIQSIIDGRLFDQAKRLKETYPRPVIIIEGELYGIRNVHPNAIRGALAALTVDWGIPVLFAKDSGEVASYIYLIAKREQEERKKEIAVRSEKKALTLAERQRLIVEGLPYVSATLARRLLRHFGSVERVFTAKESELMQVEGIGEKIAREIRKVITAPYEEEEEKNI, encoded by the coding sequence ATGTACCTGCGAAGAGAGCTCATCCAGCCGAGGGTTTATCAAGAAGTAATTTACGCGAAATGCAAAGACAAAAACAGCTTAGTCGTTCTGCCGACTGGGTTAGGGAAAACTTTGATAGCTCAGATGATAGCCGACTATCGCTTATCTAAATACGGCGGGAAAGTTCTGATGCTCGCACCAACAAAACCCCTCGCTTTGCAACATAGAGAAAGCTTTTTGAGACTTTTTGACCTCCCTGAGGAGAAGATAAACACCTTGACTGGTGAAATCCCGCCGGAGAGAAGAGAGGAAATATGGAAGAAAAGCATTATCATCACCGCCACTCCCCAAACGATAGAAAACGACCTTGTTGTTGGGAGGATAAGCCTTGAAGACGTTGTTCTGCTCGTCTTTGATGAGGCCCATAGGGCAGTGGGGGAGTATGCCTATGTTTACATAGCCAAAGAATACATGAGGCAGGCAAAGCATCCCCTAATTCTGGGTCTTACAGCTTCTCCTGGGAGTGACGAGGCCAAGATTGAGGAAATCGTTAGGAACCTCTTCATAGAGCACATTGAGGTTAGAACCGAGAACTCTCCCGATGTTAGACCTTACGTCCAAGGGATAAAGTTTGAATGGGTTAAAGTTGAGCTGCCGGGGATTTACAAAGAAGTTAGAAAAATTCTAAGGGAAATGCTCAAAGATTCGTTGAAGCCTTTGGCTGAGGCAGGTCTTGTAGAGAGCGCTTCCCCAGATGTTCCGAAAAAAGAAATCCTCAAAGCGGGACAGATAATAAACGCCGAGATGGCAAAGGGCAGCTATGATGTAGGAAAACTCATCTTTTACCAAGCAAAGGCCCTGAAGCTCCATCATGCAATAGAACTTCTCGAAACTCAAGGGTTGTCCGCCCTGAGGGCTTATCTCAAGAAGCTCTATGAAGAGGCCAAGAGGGGAAAGACAAAGTCGACGAAGGAGCTGATGCAGGATCAAAGGATGAAAAAGGCGATAGCACTTCTCGTCCAAGCAAAGGAACTGGGAATTGACCATCCAAAGTTAGACAAGACAAAAGAGCTGATTAAAGAGCAGCTAAGCAAAAAACCTACCTCAAAGATAATCGTCTTCACAAACTACAGGGAAACTGCAAAAAAGATCGTAAAAGAGCTCCTTCAGGAGCAAATAAAGAGCATGCGTTTTGTGGGGCAGGCAAATAAAGAAAACGACAGGGGCTTAAGCCAAAAGAAACAAAAGCAAATTTTAGATCTTTTTTCTCAGGGAGAATTCAACGTTCTCGTTGCCACAAGCGTTGGAGAAGAAGGTCTTGACGTTCCCGAAGTGGATCTGGTTATTTTTTATGAACCAGTCCCCTCTGCTATAAGAAGCATCCAGAGAAGGGGAAGAACCGGAAGACACAGGCCGGGTAGAGTTGTTATATTAATGGCAAAGGGAACGAGAGATGAAGCTTACTACTGGAGTTCCCGCCATAAGGAGAAACAGATGATTTCTCTCTTAGAGAAGGTGGAGCATATGGTTAAAAAGGAAAAACAGGCTTCCCTCTTAGGTTTTGTAAAGTCGAAGGAGAAGGAGGAAAAAGCTGAGGAAGTTGTCGAAAAGAGGGAAGAGCCAGAGAAAGATGTGTACGAAAAGCTTCCCATAAAGCCAATTTTTGTGAAAAAACCGAAAGGAATTGTAGTCTATGTTGATTCGCGCGAGCTCAAGAGCCAGGTTCCAAAGATACTAAAGGAGCTTGGTGCTCATTTGGAAGTTAAAACCCTCGACGTTGGGGACTACATAGTGAGTGAAGATGTTGCTATAGAGAGAAAAGCCGCCGATGATTTTATCCAGTCAATAATAGACGGAAGGCTTTTTGACCAGGCAAAGCGTTTAAAAGAAACCTATCCCCGACCGGTCATTATTATCGAAGGAGAACTCTACGGAATTAGGAACGTGCACCCCAATGCCATTAGAGGTGCCCTGGCTGCTTTAACTGTAGACTGGGGGATCCCAGTTCTTTTCGCCAAAGATTCGGGTGAAGTTGCCAGCTACATTTATCTCATAGCCAAGCGCGAACAGGAGGAGAGAAAGAAGGAAATAGCCGTTAGAAGTGAGAAGAAGGCCTTAACATTAGCTGAAAGGCAGAGGCTAATCGTTGAGGGACTCCCCTATGTATCGGCAACCTTAGCGAGAAGACTCCTCAGGCATTTCGGGAGCGTGGAGAGGGTTTTCACGGCAAAAGAGAGCGAGTTAATGCAGGTGGAGGGAATTGGAGAAAAAATCGCCAGAGAGATAAGAAAAGTCATAACAGCCCCATACGAAGAGGAGGAAGAGAAAAATATATAA
- the scpB gene encoding SMC-Scp complex subunit ScpB, giving the protein MGLVEDKALVEAALFVAGRPLSLKELSKALGIKSLDYLEKLIELIAAEYAERKSAIEVVRVLGDKYVMQVKQEYSQMVAHLMPKPDLRTGELKTLALIAYLQPIEQSKLIKLRGSQAYEHIKRLLEMGLIYAEPYERTKILGTTQKFAELYGFPENDPLIIKEAFKKVVHAEYSDLIAKMEKQQEEKNVE; this is encoded by the coding sequence ATGGGATTAGTAGAGGATAAGGCCTTGGTGGAGGCTGCCCTGTTTGTTGCGGGACGACCTTTAAGCCTTAAAGAACTCTCCAAAGCTCTTGGAATTAAATCCCTTGACTACCTCGAAAAGCTTATTGAGCTGATAGCGGCTGAATATGCCGAGAGAAAAAGTGCAATAGAAGTGGTGAGAGTTTTGGGAGACAAATACGTGATGCAAGTCAAGCAGGAATACTCCCAAATGGTTGCTCATCTAATGCCAAAACCCGATCTAAGAACTGGAGAGCTCAAAACTCTCGCTTTGATAGCTTATCTACAGCCAATAGAGCAGAGCAAACTGATAAAGCTTAGGGGGAGTCAGGCTTATGAACACATAAAACGCCTGTTGGAAATGGGCCTTATCTATGCAGAGCCCTATGAAAGGACTAAGATCCTTGGAACAACCCAGAAGTTTGCGGAGCTTTACGGATTCCCAGAAAACGACCCCTTGATAATAAAGGAAGCATTCAAAAAGGTTGTTCATGCCGAATATTCCGACTTAATAGCAAAAATGGAGAAGCAACAAGAAGAGAAAAACGTGGAGTAG
- a CDS encoding geranylgeranylglycerol-phosphate geranylgeranyltransferase has protein sequence MELKGFLEILRPANCVVAGLVGILGVTVALGSLPSYEKSLMIFLVVFLGCSWGNIINDYFDYEIDKINRPNRPLPRGALSRKVALVYGLCLSALGLLVAYMLNLRAFLFAFGAYLLMYLYAWKLKPAPFVGNFAVALLTGATPLYGAIAVGKIGLAGYLALCAFLVNVAREIFKDVEDVEGDKAHGAKTLPIVWGVEKASKLGVLFSIATVIASFLPVKAGIGLGYLPIIVVDGIILFSSYEILKDPSPNTAGKAQRKLKLAIYLAVFSFLLGSLTKEV, from the coding sequence ATGGAACTCAAGGGGTTCTTGGAAATTCTAAGGCCGGCTAACTGTGTTGTGGCGGGTTTAGTTGGAATTTTGGGTGTTACTGTGGCGTTAGGCAGTCTTCCCAGCTATGAAAAAAGCTTGATGATTTTTCTTGTGGTATTCTTAGGATGCAGCTGGGGCAATATAATCAACGATTATTTTGATTATGAGATCGATAAAATCAATCGACCCAACAGACCTCTTCCCCGAGGAGCACTCTCAAGAAAAGTCGCCCTCGTTTATGGACTATGCTTATCTGCTTTGGGCCTTTTGGTAGCTTATATGCTTAATCTACGGGCATTTCTCTTTGCATTTGGTGCATATCTACTGATGTATCTCTACGCCTGGAAGCTCAAACCTGCTCCATTTGTTGGGAATTTTGCAGTAGCATTACTTACTGGAGCTACTCCTCTTTATGGAGCAATAGCTGTAGGTAAAATTGGTCTTGCAGGTTATCTTGCCCTCTGTGCGTTTTTAGTGAACGTCGCAAGGGAGATATTCAAGGATGTGGAGGATGTTGAAGGGGATAAAGCCCATGGAGCTAAAACCCTCCCTATCGTCTGGGGAGTTGAAAAAGCGTCAAAGCTTGGTGTTCTATTTAGCATTGCAACCGTAATCGCTTCATTCTTACCCGTAAAAGCTGGAATTGGCCTTGGATACCTTCCGATAATAGTTGTAGATGGGATAATTCTGTTTTCCTCATACGAAATTTTAAAAGATCCCTCCCCAAATACCGCCGGGAAAGCTCAACGGAAATTGAAGCTTGCAATTTATTTGGCGGTGTTCAGCTTTTTGTTAGGCTCACTGACAAAGGAGGTGTGA
- a CDS encoding NifB/NifX family molybdenum-iron cluster-binding protein translates to MRIAVPTNGGGREDTVAPVFARAPAFYIADADENGNIVGEKVIQNSAAMVGRGTGPMVMQTLINEGVEAIIAPLGPKAFGLIRAAGIKLYQVAPGTLVEEAIKSVVRNRAGQFTEPAPQAPIAPVTPVTPATPATPVYPAYPAYGFGYGWGRGLGRGRCFGRGRGWEARLGYCPWWGFPNRRNRFAGFLGRW, encoded by the coding sequence ATGAGGATTGCTGTTCCAACAAACGGTGGAGGTAGGGAAGATACAGTTGCTCCGGTCTTCGCAAGGGCACCGGCATTCTACATAGCGGATGCTGATGAGAATGGCAACATAGTCGGTGAGAAGGTCATCCAGAACAGCGCTGCAATGGTCGGTAGAGGCACCGGCCCAATGGTTATGCAGACGCTTATCAACGAGGGCGTTGAAGCTATAATAGCTCCCCTGGGTCCAAAGGCATTCGGCTTGATACGGGCAGCGGGCATTAAACTCTATCAGGTCGCCCCCGGAACTCTTGTTGAGGAGGCCATAAAGAGCGTTGTGCGCAATAGAGCAGGCCAGTTCACAGAACCGGCTCCACAGGCTCCGATCGCTCCGGTTACCCCCGTGACCCCAGCGACACCAGCTACCCCAGTGTATCCCGCCTACCCAGCCTACGGCTTCGGCTATGGATGGGGTAGAGGCTTGGGAAGAGGACGCTGTTTTGGCAGAGGAAGAGGCTGGGAAGCAAGACTCGGCTACTGCCCTTGGTGGGGATTTCCAAATAGAAGAAATCGGTTTGCGGGATTCCTTGGCCGGTGGTGA
- a CDS encoding SDR family oxidoreductase, whose product MLTIDLSGKLAFTTASSRGIGFGVARVLARAGADVILLSRSEENLKKAKERIKAESDVEVSYIAADLTKREDLERTIKELGDIGEPDIFFFSTGGPKPGYFMEMGMEDWEEAFKLLLYPAVYLTRALVPAMERKGFGRIVYSTSVAIKEPIPNIALSNVVRISMAGLVRTLAKELGPKGITVNGIMPGIIRTDRVIQLAKDRAKREGKTVEEALQEYSKPIPLGRLGEPEEIGYLVAFLASDLGSYINGAMIPVDGGRLNSVF is encoded by the coding sequence ATGCTGACTATAGATTTGTCCGGAAAGCTGGCCTTCACCACTGCCTCAAGCAGGGGCATAGGTTTCGGCGTTGCGAGGGTTCTCGCGAGGGCTGGGGCTGATGTAATACTCCTCTCGCGGAGTGAGGAGAACCTAAAGAAAGCGAAGGAGAGGATCAAGGCTGAAAGCGACGTTGAGGTGAGCTACATCGCTGCTGATTTAACAAAGAGGGAGGATCTTGAGAGAACCATAAAAGAGCTCGGAGACATCGGCGAGCCAGATATATTCTTCTTCTCCACCGGCGGGCCGAAGCCGGGCTACTTCATGGAGATGGGTATGGAGGACTGGGAAGAGGCTTTTAAGCTTCTCCTCTACCCGGCGGTTTACCTCACGAGGGCCCTCGTTCCGGCCATGGAGAGGAAGGGCTTTGGTAGAATAGTTTACTCCACGAGCGTCGCCATAAAGGAGCCGATACCCAACATAGCATTGAGCAACGTCGTTAGGATTTCGATGGCTGGCCTCGTGAGGACTCTGGCTAAGGAGCTCGGGCCAAAAGGCATAACCGTCAACGGCATTATGCCGGGCATCATAAGGACGGACAGGGTGATACAGCTCGCAAAGGACAGAGCTAAAAGAGAAGGCAAGACCGTTGAGGAAGCCCTCCAGGAGTACTCAAAGCCCATACCCCTCGGAAGGCTTGGAGAGCCGGAGGAGATAGGCTACCTCGTGGCTTTCTTAGCCAGCGACCTCGGGAGCTACATAAACGGGGCAATGATTCCGGTAGACGGGGGAAGGCTCAACTCGGTGTTCTGA
- a CDS encoding OB-fold nucleic acid binding domain-containing protein: MAVITKEEIVDRIRKKTGMSLKEIEHKINEIAQTNEISEHAAALLLAEQLGVEIEEEEPALIHISDLVPGMRNINVVGRVLRKYPVREYTKKDGSAGRVAALLIYDNTGRARVVLWDSEIAKYYNDIQPGTVVKIINADVRESLRGLPELHVNFRSRVIINPEDPRVKEIPPIEEVRSYNYTRKSIGELMGGEKFVEVRGTIAKLYRVIAYDACPQCRRKVDYDPSTETWVCIEHGEVKPIKATILDLGLDDSTGYIRVTLFGDDVVEILGAEPEDISEKLKELVNTGLTMREAGRKLAEEGFYHVLGKEIIVRGNVVEDRFLGLILKASSWDEVEYEREIERVRRELSEEVE; this comes from the coding sequence ATGGCGGTTATAACGAAAGAGGAGATTGTGGATAGGATAAGGAAGAAAACTGGTATGAGTCTAAAGGAAATAGAGCATAAAATCAATGAGATAGCCCAAACTAATGAGATCTCTGAACACGCAGCCGCACTTCTTTTGGCGGAACAGCTTGGAGTAGAAATCGAGGAGGAAGAGCCTGCCCTGATACATATTTCCGATTTAGTTCCGGGAATGAGAAACATAAACGTAGTTGGTAGAGTTCTGCGAAAGTATCCTGTTAGAGAATACACCAAGAAGGATGGCTCAGCGGGAAGGGTCGCTGCCCTTTTAATCTACGACAACACCGGAAGGGCAAGGGTTGTTTTGTGGGATTCTGAGATTGCAAAGTATTATAATGATATTCAGCCCGGTACAGTGGTCAAAATTATAAATGCAGACGTGAGAGAAAGTCTTAGAGGTCTTCCAGAGCTTCATGTTAACTTCAGGAGCAGAGTTATAATAAATCCCGAAGATCCAAGGGTTAAGGAAATCCCACCAATTGAAGAAGTCAGGAGCTACAACTACACGAGAAAGAGCATAGGGGAGTTGATGGGTGGAGAAAAGTTCGTCGAAGTTAGGGGTACAATAGCGAAGCTTTACAGGGTTATAGCCTACGATGCATGTCCCCAGTGCAGGAGAAAGGTTGACTATGACCCATCAACGGAGACATGGGTTTGTATAGAGCACGGTGAGGTTAAACCCATCAAAGCCACCATACTTGATCTTGGTCTCGACGACTCAACGGGCTACATAAGGGTTACTCTCTTTGGAGATGATGTAGTGGAGATTCTTGGAGCTGAGCCTGAGGATATTAGCGAGAAGCTTAAGGAGCTTGTAAACACCGGCTTAACTATGAGAGAAGCAGGGAGAAAACTGGCAGAGGAAGGATTTTACCACGTTCTCGGAAAAGAGATAATCGTCAGGGGAAACGTCGTTGAAGACAGATTCTTGGGACTTATATTGAAGGCATCCTCGTGGGATGAGGTTGAATACGAAAGAGAAATCGAAAGAGTTAGAAGAGAGCTCTCGGAGGAGGTGGAGTGA